A genomic segment from Juglans regia cultivar Chandler chromosome 14, Walnut 2.0, whole genome shotgun sequence encodes:
- the LOC108989162 gene encoding glutathione S-transferase T2-like, whose amino-acid sequence MANRSGGSLTNRWSVIQKCTNKFCAAVAQIESLHPSGATEQDKIERAKIMYRETEKATYNMEHCWCLLRHQPKWQQHVSILSTRRKPHGKRPAMAESTPLGDDTINDNVEVIFERPPGKKAEKERERKRKMAESYDAEFVEALTCMKNDRAAFMSERRQATSKLSERRQATSKLSADRAQLLVEKKMRNDTENRKIDIEIMKMDLAGMNGMQREYFLNLQKEVFEKSRKRFSSPSQSSSFEDV is encoded by the exons aataaattttgtgctgCTGTGGCTCAAATAGAATCTTTGCATCCAAGTGGTGCGACAGAGCAGGATAAG attgaaagagCTAAAATCATGTATAGAGAGACTGAGAAGGCCACATACAACATGGAACATTGTTGGTGTCtattgagacaccaaccaaaatggcaacAACACGTGTCCATATTGTCAACGAGGAGGAAACCACATGGGAAACGCCCTGCTATGGCCGAGTCGACTCCACTAGGAGACGACACGATAAATGACAATGTAGAGGTCATTTTTGAGAGGCCTCCAGGCAAGAAggctgagaaagaaagggagagaaaaaggaagatggCAGAATCTTACGATGCAGAATTTGTTGAGGCCTTAACttgcatgaaaaatgatagagctGCTTTCATGTCTGAAAGAAGACAAGCAACTAGTAAATTGTCTGAAAGAAGACAAGCAACTAGTAAATTGTCTGCTGATAGGGCTCAATTATTagtggagaaaaaaatgagaaatgatacagAGAATAGGAAGATTGATATAGAGATAATGAAGATGGATCTTGCTGGCATGAATGGAATGCAACGAGAGTATTTCTTGAATCTTCAAAAAGAGGTTTTTGAGAAATCAAGGAAGCgattttcatctccatctcAATCTTCATCTTTTGAAGATGTGTAG
- the LOC108989184 gene encoding glycine oxidase, which translates to MASAPTFCPNPSPCTNRIVSSSRRRFTSFAFESGRTLFGSGVPSRNFFSLSTRVNRTGPVPISASSHTFDVVIVGAGIIGLTIARQFLIGSDLSVAVVDKAVPCSGATGAGQGYIWMVHKTPGSEKWELAMRSRKLWEMLAESIHDQGLNPAEVMGWKKRGSLLVGRTPEESDLLKRRVQQLSEAGLRAEYMYSHDLLQEEPALTVGEDGGAAFLPDDSQLDAQRTVAFLEKGNRLFASKGRYAEFYHDPVTSLLRSGSHGEVKGLQTSKNTLYSNKAIIVAAGCWSGSLMHELFKESDILLDVPVKPRKGHLLVLENFNALQLNHGLMEVGYIKHQTILASEQLDHGQALSVSMGATMDTLGNLILGSSRQFAGFSSEVDEPVVAQIWKRAAEFLPKLREFPLSDFGRSRKVRIGLRPYMPDGKPMIGPVPGMTNVFLATGHEGEGLSLALGTAEMVADMVLGNPGRVDSAPFAVEGRGC; encoded by the exons atggcTTCAGCTCCGACGTTTTGCCCGAACCCAAGCCCTTGCACCAATCGCATCGTCTCCTCTTCAAGGAGACGGTTTACTAGCTTCGCCTTCGAATCAGGCAGAACCTTGTTTGGCTCCGGCGTACCCTCCCGGAATTTCTTTTCGCTGTCGACCCGAGTAAATCGAACTGGGCCCGTTCCGATTTCTGCTTCTTCTCATACTTTTGATGTGGTCATCGTCGGAGCTGGAATCATCGGGTTGACTATCGCCCGCCAGTTCCTGATCGGTTCGGACTTGTCCGTCGCCGTCGTCGACAAAGCCGTCCCTTGTTCCGGTGCTACTGGTGCCG GGCAAGGCTATATATGGATGGTACACAAAACACCTGGAAGTGAGAAATGGGAGCTGGCAATGAGAAGCCGCAAATTGTGGGAGATGCTGGCAGAGAGCATACATGATCAAGGTTTGAATCCTGCTGAAGTTATGGGTTGGAAGAAGAGAG GAAGCCTATTAGTAGGTAGAACTCCTGAAGAATCGGATTTATTAAAAAGGAGGGTGCAGCAGCTATCTGAGGCTGGATTGCGAGCAGAGTACATGTATAGTCATGATTTACTTCAAGAGGAACCTGCACTTACAGTTGGAGAAGATGGTGGCGCTGCCTTTCTACCTGATGACTCCCAATTGGATGCTCAACGTACTGTTGCATTTCTTGAAAAG GGCAATAGACTTTTTGCATCAAAAGGCAGATATGCAGAGTTCTATCATGACCCGGTAACAAGTTTGTTGAG GTCTGGTAGCCATGGGGAGGTCAAAGGTTTACAGACTTCCAAAAATACCTTGTACAGTAATAAGGCTATTATTGTTGCAGCTGGTTGTTGGAGTGGGTCTTTGATGCATGAATTGTTTAAAGAATCAGATATTTTGTTGGATGTCCCCGTGAAGCCACGAAAG GGTCACCTCCTTGTGCTTGAAAATTTCAATGCCCTTCAACTAAATCATGGTCTAATGGAGGTGGGTTATATTAAACATCAAACCATTTTAGCTTCAGAGCAACTTGATCATGGGCAAGCCTTGTCTGTTTCAATGGGAGCCACCATGGACACCTTGGGGAACCTTATTTTGG GAAGTAGCCGCCAATTTGCAGGTTTCAGCTCTGAAGTGGATGAGCCTGTTGTTGCTCAAATATGGAAGCGTGCTGCGGAATTCCTTCCCAAGTTAAGAGAATTTCCCCTTTCGGACTTCGGTAGGAGCAGAAAAGTGAGAATAGGACTACGTCCCTATA TGCCTGATGGGAAGCCAATGATCGGGCCTGTGCCTGGCATGACGAATGTGTTCCTTGCAACTGGGCATGAAGGGGAGGGGCTTTCTTTG GCTTTGGGAACTGCTGAAATGGTTGCAGATATGGTGCTGGGCAATCCAGGGAGAGTTGATAGTGCACCTTTCGCGGTTGAAGGCCGAGGTTGTTGA
- the LOC108989183 gene encoding poly(A)-specific ribonuclease PARN-like translates to MYLDIEFKRESRRAMAALPYLLQRRFLCTKTHQKWSVKQVTKSNFQETLSEIKIDIADSDFIAVSLQRTGSVSAPWHRVLPFDLPDTAYSKAKRAAERFQLLQFAVCPFSIRSSKLLAHPYNFHLFPRDELKIGMPSYSFSCQTSYLTSMAREGFDFNTCIYDGISYLSRAQESAARVQIRNPMRITHVVKSSPNPTVADSVFIERIKLRVKHWRKSCKDLSTKSDEVLVRSLRKIVLGSEEYGSRPCMNIDVCSERQVQLVLEMLGEFSDDLVPLIIPAKGGATQEVRVVLTSSKEDMVLFQNELQDLEEEWNKKVRGFREVIDLISASQRPVVSHNSLNDFTFIHSKFLAPLPPNVDEFLSSLRSVFPHVIDVQQLMKEILPLRNVTNIPTAISYLKDHFFAPIDVEILQQDAVNERKIHGHDVLRISLLFAKLCSVLRIAPIQTDSKKLVPALEEYANILNPCSASSQESTDGEVRIGTNNTRKVSCKHLVFLWGFKHGMTAGMLKSLIQGSHDIFSEEFDLRLVDRSCAIVVFWKPGLSETFLNVMNSEEISGSLRELVSEGLRAACYGIYKKVCSLGIWEVDLAESLEKALEESECFQNTDSEANSLDVHWFSDSTVNLDDL, encoded by the exons ATGTATTTGGATATCGAGTTCAAGAGAGAGTCGCGACGAGCCATGGCGGCTCTGCCTTATTTGCTGCAGAGACGCTTCCTCTGCACCAAAACCCACCAGAAATGGAGCGTCAAACAAGTGACGAAGTCGAACTTCCAGGAAACTCTCTCGGAGATCAAGATCGACATCGCCGATTCCGACTTCATAGCCGTGTCGTTGCAGAGGACCGGCTCTGTTTCCGCGCCCTGGCACCGTGTCCTTCCATTCGACTTGCCCGACACTGCTTATTCCAAGGCCAAGCGGGCAGCCGAGCGCTTTCAGCTCCTCCAGTTCGCCGTCTGCCCCTTCTCCATCAGGTCCTCCAAGCTCCTCGCTCACCC ATATAACTTTCATTTGTTTCCTAGGGATGAACTGAAGATAGGGATGCCATCTTATAGTTTTTCATGTCAAACGTCATATTTGACGTCCATGGCTCGAGAAGGTTTTGATTTTAATACCTGCATATATGATG GCATATCATACTTATCTAGGGCACAAGAGTCAGCAGCTAGAGTTCAGATAAGGAATCCAATGCGTATCACTCATGTGGTGAAATCTTCTCCTAACCCAACTGTTGCGGATTCAGTTTTCATTGAGAGGATTAAATTACGGGTTAAGCATTGGAGAAAATCTTGTAAAGACTTGAGCACAAAATCAGATG AGGTTCTAGTGAGATCCCTAAGAAAAATTGTCCTAGGGAGTGAAGAGTATGGTTCAAGACCCTGCATGAACATAGATGTTTGCAGCGAACGTCAAGTTCAGCTTGTGCTAGAG ATGTTGGGAGAGTTCTCTGATGACCTTGTTCCTTTAATTATCCCAGCAAAGGGTGGAGCAACCCAGGAAGTTCGTGTTGTTTTGACAAGTTCAAAAGAGGACATGGTTTTATTTCAG AATGAGCTTCAAGATCTTGAAGAGGAGTGGAACAAGAAAGTCCGTGGTTTTCGAGAGGTGATCGACTTGATTTCTGCTTCACAGAGACCTGTTGTCTCCCACAATTCCCTTAATG ATTTCACATTTATTCATTCAAAGTTCCTTGCTCCTTTACCTCCTAATGTAGATGAGTTCTTGTCCTCCTTGCGCTCAGTTTTCCCACATGTAATTGATGTCCAGCAACTGATGAAGGAAATTCTTCCTTTGAGAAATGTTACCAATATACCCACAGCTATTTCCTACTTAAAAGATCATTTCTTTGCACCTATCGATGTTGAAATTCTGCAGCAAG ATGCTGTAAATGAACGCAAGATTCATGGACATGATGTTCTAAGGATTTCTCTTTTGTTTGCAAAGCTATGCTCCGTTCTGAGAATTGCTCCCATCCAAACTGATAGCAAAAAGTTGGTTCCAGCCCTCGAGGAGTATGCAAACATTTTGAATCCATGCTCTGCGAGTTCTCAAGAATCAACTGATGGTGAGGTTAGAATTGGGACAAACAATACAAGAAAAGTGAGCTGTAAGCATTTGGTTTTCTTGTGGGGATTTAAGCATGGGATGACCGCTGGAATGCTGAAAAGCTTGATCCAAGGGTCCCATGATATTTTCTCGGAAGAATTTGATCTTCGTTTAGTGGATAGGAGCTGTGCCATTGTTGTTTTCTGGAAACCTGGTCTGTCTGAAACTTTTCTAAACGTAATGAATAGCGAAGAGATTTCTGGATCTTTAAGGGAGCTGGTCTCGGAAGGCCTAAGAGCAGCATGTTATGGAATCTACAAGAAAGTTTGTAGTTTGGGAATATGGGAGGTAGATTTGGCAGAGTCCCTAGAAAAAGCTTTGGAGGAGTCTGAATGCTTTCAGAATACTGATTCTGAAGCAAATTCACTGGATGTGCACTGGTTTAGTGACTCTACCGTTAACTTGGATGACCTCTGA